ACGCCGGGGGTCGAGGGCAGCGCGGCCATGTCGTCCTCGACCCGGATGCTGACCACCGGGCGCGGCTCCGGCGCGGACGCCGGGGCCTTGTCCTGCCAGGGCAGGTCCAGCGCGGCGGCCTGCCCGGCCCAGGCGAAGGCGGCCAGCGCCGCCAGGATTGTCCTGCGCATCATTTCCCCCCTGCCGGGCCGGCCGCGACCTGCCGGCCGGGATAGAGCATCTGCGAGCCGGCGCCGACCACGATCTGGCCTGGCTCGACGCCCTCGGCCAGGATGACGGTGCCGTTGGTGAAGCGCTCGATGCGGACCGGGGCCAGCCGGGCGCGGTGCTCGGCATCGACCAGCCAGACCGCCGGCTGGCCGCCGGCGGCGGTCAGGGCCGTCCAGGGCACGGCGATGCCGGTTCCGGCCGGGAAATGCACCGCGCCGCGGACTGCGGCGCCCAGTAGGCTGGTGCTGACCGGCGCATTCTGGATCTCGGCCCGGACGGTGACCGAGCCGGTGGCCGGATCGACCAGCGGGGCGATCTCGGTGACACGCGCCTGCATGCTGAGTTCGGGGAAGTCGATCCCGGTCAGCGAGACCGGCGCACCGATGGCATCGCGCAGCAGCGGCGTGTCGGGGGTCAGGAACACCGCCTCGCGCCCGGTGGCCGAGGCCAGCGAGATCACCGCCTGCGCCGCGCCGACGATCTGGCCCGGCTCGGCCTGCCGCGCGGTGACGATGGCGTCCGAGGGCGCACGGATCACCGTATCCTCCAGCGCCCGCTCGGCCTGGCCCAGGGTCGAGCGCGCCTGGGTCAAGGCCCCGGTCGCCGCCGAAAGCCCCTGGCTGGCGCTGTCGAAGGCCGCGCGCGTGCCCACGCCGCGTCGCAGCATCGCATCGGCGCGTTCCAGCGCCTGCCGGGCCTGGGCCTCGCTGGCCTCGGCCGCGACGACGGCGGCGCGGGCGACCTGCAACGCCTGTTCCTGTTGCAGCGGGTCGGTGCGGGCCAGGGGCTGGCCCTCGGCGACACGGTCGCCTTCGCGCACCAGGACCTCGGTCACGCGGCCGCCCAGGCGAAAGCCGATGTCGACGCTGTCCTTGGCGGCGATGGTGCCGGTCAGCGCGGCGTCGAAGGTCAGGTTGGTGCGCCGGACCTGGACATATTCCACCGGCAGCGGCGGCTGCGCCGATGCCGGCCAGGCGCTGCCAAGGCAGGCCAGGGCCCAGGCGGCCAGCAGGCGGGCTTCGGGACGATGGGTCATCTGATGCTCATGAACCTTGCGGCTGGGAAGGCCCCGCCATTGTGCCAATGCGCCGCCGATCTGCAACCGGGCTTGGCTTGTCCGGCCGCGAGGTTAATGTTGCGCGGCTGCGGTTACTGGTAACTTCGAACCAGCGCGGCCGCGATCATGCCCCAGCCGTCGACCACCAGGAAGAATGCCAGCTTGAAGGGCAAGGCCACGATGGCCGGCGGCACCATCATCATCCCCATCGACATCAGCACGGCCGAGACCACCAGGTCGATGATCAGGAAGGGCAGGGCGACCAGGAAGCCGATCTCGAAGGCGCGCTGCAATTCGCTGAGCATGAAGGCCGGGACCAGCACCGACAGCCGGTCCGGCGCCGCCTGCGGCTCGGGCGAGACCTCGGCCAGGGTGGCGACCATCTCGGGGTCGGTGCGATGCTCCATGAAGCCGCGAAACGGCACGATGCCGCGGGCGAAGGCCTCCTCGACGCTGATCTGGCCGTCGCGCAGCGGCGCGCCGGCGGTGGTCCATGCCTCGGTCAGGACCGGGCTCATCACGAACCAGGTCAGGAACATCGCCAGGCTGACGATCAGCATGTTGGGGGGCGATTGCTGCAGGCCGATAGACTGGCGCAGGATGGACAGCACGGTGACGATGAAGGGAAAGCAGGTCACCATGATGGCGATGCCCGGCGCCAGCGACAGCGCCGTCAGCAGCGCGAGAAGCGTGATCGAGTTCCGCCCGACGCCGTTCGTCACCGTCTCCAGCGCGCCGGCATCCAGCGGCAGATCCTGCGCGACCGCGAGATGCGGCCAGAGCAGGACCAGCAGAACCGGGACGAGGCGCGTCACGATGCGCTGGCCGGGCCGAGGATGCGGACGCAGAGCCGCTGGTCCGCGTCATCGCCGGTGGTCAGCTCGCCCTTGGCGATCACCTTGTCGCCGACGCAGATGTCGACGCCATCGGACATCTCCTGGTCCAGCGTCAGGATGTCGTCGGGGCGCAGCCGCGACAGTTCGGCCACGGTCAGTTGCGTGCCGCCCAGCCGGATGGTGATTTCCACCTGGATCTGGTCGGTTGCAATCAGGCTTGCGAGATCGTCCATGGTCAATCCTCGGTCTTGATGTCGTCGATAAGGGATTTCAGCCCAGCGGCGACCTGCGCCGGGTCAAAGACGATGCTGCCCTGGGCCGAGATCAGTTCGACCAGCGGCTGGCCGGGGCGGGCGTCCTCGATCCGGGCCTGCGGAAAGCTTGCCAGCTCCAGGCAATCGGCCAGTTCGGGGCGCATATCGACCGGAGAACGCAGCACGATCTGCTGTTCCGGCGCATGTTCGGCCAGGCGCTGCAGCTCGGCCAGAAGCGCCTGCCGCAGCCGAGCGGTTTGCGCGGCGGGCGCCAGCTGGTCGACGATGGCATGCAGAACCGGCACCAGCCCGGCCAGGATCTCGCGCCGCAGGCCGGTCTCGTGCTGCCGGCTGGCGGCGAGCTCCTGCCGGCAGGCGACCAGTGCCTGGCACAGGGCGTCGAGGCTGCGCTCGCGCCCTTCGGCCAGGCCTTGCTCGTGTCCGCGCTGATAGGCGTCTTCGACATCCATCGGGCTCACCAGCGGTGCCGACCGGGCGTGGGCTGCGGAAAAGGAATCCAGGCGCAATGCGGCGGGTCTCATACGGGATCCTCACGTTTCTCGATCCAGCCCGACAGGATCTGCAGGCTTTCGTCCTTGCGGGATTTCATCAGCTCCTTCAGCCGACCGACCGGATCGCCCGAATCGGGCAGCGGGGTGAAGTCGATCTCGGGCACCACCTCGGCCACCGCCGCGACCGGGGCCGGCGGTTCGGCCGGCTTGCCGGATTCGAGAGCCTTGACGCCCGGGGCGGCAGAATGATCCAGCGCGGCAAGCGCGGGGTTGCCCGCCGGCCGGGCCCGCAGCAGCGGGCGCAGCAGGAACGCAGCCAGGGCCAGCGCAAAAAGGCCGACCAGCACGATCCGGATCAGGCCGTTCAGGTCCAGCTTCGACAGCAGCCCGCCCTGGCTTGCCAGCGTACCGGCCTCGGACAGCGTCGCGAAAGGCAGCGATTTCACGGTGATCGCGTCGCCGCGGCCTTCGTCGAAGCCCACGGCCGAGGCGACCAGTTCCCGCAGGGACTGCAACTCGGCCTCTTCGCGCGGAACCAGCGTGGTTTCGCCTTTGGAATCGGTCTGCGCGACGCCGTTCACCAGGACGGCGACGGTCAGGCGCCGCGTCGCGCCGGGCTGGCGGGTGACTTCGCGGGTGACCTTG
This portion of the Paracoccus sp. N5 genome encodes:
- a CDS encoding efflux RND transporter periplasmic adaptor subunit, with translation MTHRPEARLLAAWALACLGSAWPASAQPPLPVEYVQVRRTNLTFDAALTGTIAAKDSVDIGFRLGGRVTEVLVREGDRVAEGQPLARTDPLQQEQALQVARAAVVAAEASEAQARQALERADAMLRRGVGTRAAFDSASQGLSAATGALTQARSTLGQAERALEDTVIRAPSDAIVTARQAEPGQIVGAAQAVISLASATGREAVFLTPDTPLLRDAIGAPVSLTGIDFPELSMQARVTEIAPLVDPATGSVTVRAEIQNAPVSTSLLGAAVRGAVHFPAGTGIAVPWTALTAAGGQPAVWLVDAEHRARLAPVRIERFTNGTVILAEGVEPGQIVVGAGSQMLYPGRQVAAGPAGGK
- the fliP gene encoding flagellar type III secretion system pore protein FliP (The bacterial flagellar biogenesis protein FliP forms a type III secretion system (T3SS)-type pore required for flagellar assembly.): MTRLVPVLLVLLWPHLAVAQDLPLDAGALETVTNGVGRNSITLLALLTALSLAPGIAIMVTCFPFIVTVLSILRQSIGLQQSPPNMLIVSLAMFLTWFVMSPVLTEAWTTAGAPLRDGQISVEEAFARGIVPFRGFMEHRTDPEMVATLAEVSPEPQAAPDRLSVLVPAFMLSELQRAFEIGFLVALPFLIIDLVVSAVLMSMGMMMVPPAIVALPFKLAFFLVVDGWGMIAAALVRSYQ
- a CDS encoding FliM/FliN family flagellar motor C-terminal domain-containing protein — encoded protein: MDDLASLIATDQIQVEITIRLGGTQLTVAELSRLRPDDILTLDQEMSDGVDICVGDKVIAKGELTTGDDADQRLCVRILGPASAS